In Mesoplasma florum L1, the DNA window ACTAGAATAGACACTATTTTAGAAATTGTTAAAGGACCAGATTTTCCAACTGGAGGAACTGTTCAAGGACGTAATGGAATTAAAGATGCATTTACAACTGGTAAAGGTAAAGTTATTGTTAATTCAAAATGACATGAAGAAGATAATAATATCATTATTGATGAAATCCCATATGAAGTTGTTAAACAAGATTTAGTTAAAAAAATTGGTGATGTTATTGATGCTAATCCCGGTTTAGGGATCTTAGAAGTAAGAGATGAAACTGATCGAAATGGATTAAGAATAGCAATTGATTTAAGTGATAAAGCTAATTTAGATACAGTTAGAAAATTCTTATTCAAATCAACTCCATTAAGTATTTCATATAACTATAACAATGTGGCTATTGTTGATTTACAACCAAAACAATTAGGAATTATTGAATTAATTCATGCATATATTGCTCACTATAAAGAAGTATTTACATTTAGAACTCAATTTGATTTAAATAAAGCTGAAAAACGTTTAGAAATCATTTTAGGTTTAATTAAAGCAATGAGTATTTTGGATCAAGTTATCTCAGTAATTAGAAGTTCAACAAACAGAAGTGATGCTATTGAAAACTTAATTTCAAAATTTGTATTCTCTCAACCTCAAGCAGCAGCTATTGTTGATATGAGACTATATCGTTTAACTTCAACTGATGTGGTTAAACTACAAAATGAAAAAGAAGAATTAGATGTAAACATTGCTAAATTAAAAGCTATTTTAAATAGTGAAGAAGTAATGGATAATGAAATCATTAACCGTTTAAGAGAAGTTAAAAAACAATTCCCAACTCCAAGAAGATCAATTGTTGAAGATAGTATTGAAAACTTAGATGTTGAGCAAAAAGAAGTATTAGTTGAACATGAATATAACTTATGAATTTCAAAAGATGGATATTTAAAAGCTATTGAATCAAAACTAATTAGTAAAAACGATCCTGCTGTATTTGGAAGAAAACCAAATGATATGTGAATTGCAGCTGGTGAAGTAAGTAACTTACAACATTTAATCTTAGTTACTAACAAAGGAACATATTATTCAATTCCTTTATATAAACTACCAATGAGTAAATGAAGAGACATGGGAGTTCATGTTAACACTATTGCTACAATGGATCCTAGTGAACATATTGTTAGTGCATTTGTAGTTAAAGATTTTGCTGAAGCTTTACAACAAATCTTAATCACAAGTAAAAATGGAAACATTAAACGTATACCAGTTAAAGATTTAGAAACAAAAATCTTTACACGTGCATTTAGAATAATGAAATTAGATGCAGTTGATGAAATTGTTAGTGCTAGTCTAATTACTTCAAAAACTAGAACTTGTGGAATTATTACAAGAAATGGTTATGGAGTAAGATACCATATTGAAGATATTCCAGTTCAAGGAACTAATTCAAAAGGTGTTAAAGCAGCTAATCTAAAAGAAGATTACATAGTTGCTGGTTTAGGATTAACAAGTGAAGATACTATTATGTATTTAACTGAAAAAGACGGAGTTAAAAAATTCAGAAATGAAGATTTACCAATCTATATTAGACCAAAACGTGGAATAAGAGTATTACCAGAACGTAAACGTGGAACAGAATACATTACATTTGCATTTAACTTTAATGCAAATGAAGAAAACATTATTAAAGCAATTGATACTCAAGATATGTATCAAGAAGTTAACGTTAATAAATATCGTCATATTGAATTAACTAGTGTAACTGGTGATTTTGATATTAAAGATGTTGCATTCGCTAGTTTAAGTGAAATTAATAAGGTTAAACCAAACGATATGCCCCCAGGTGCTTTAAATGCTGATGATGATGCTGAAGGATATGTGTCTAAAGAAGAAATTAGAGCACGTCAAGAAGCTAACAAAGGTAAAGTGTCAGCTAAAGTAGTGGTAAGCAAAAATATTAAAGAAGAAAGCGAAAAACGTATTCAATCGTTAACTGGTGGTTTAAGTGATTTACTAGGAGATATTTCTTCAGTTTTAGGAACACCAAGCAAATCAAAACCTAAAAAAGAAGTTAAAGATGAATTTCAATTAGACTTAAGTGATCTATTAGAGGAATAAGGAGTTACTATGGAGTCTTTAATTCATAAAATTGAAAAATACAAGAATCATGATGATTCTAAAATTCAATCAATAATTTCTAAAGTTCTTTACCAAAATTTTTTCAGTGGAAATTTTTTAACAATCAAAGAATTAGCTGAAGAATGCAATGTTTCAGAATCAACAATAACAGTTTATTCAAAAAATTTAGGTTATTCAGGATATAGAGAATTATTAATCTTACTTAAAATGGAAAATAATTTTTATAATAAAACTTTTCAAAGCGAAATTGGAGCAAAAAGTGATAAGCAAAAAATAAATAAGTATAGAGAAATTTTAAATGAATTTTTAAATGAACAAAAAAAAGAAGATGAAAAAATAATTAAATTAGTTGCTAACATGAAAAAGGCAAATAAAATTGTTATAAATTCTAGTTATCAGTTAGATGATATAGCAAATTATTTTAAAGATCTATTATCATTAAAGTTTGACAATGTTTTAAAAAATGAATTAAAACTTTTTGCTTATAAAAATGCTCAAAATTTAACTGAGAAAGATTTAGCAATATTTTTTGTTTCAGGTCAAGACAATGAAATGATGCAATATATTTTTGCTGTAACAAAAAAAATGACTAAAAATATTTTTATTTTTTCTTCAAGAAGTCAAATAGAAAAATTTGATATGCAAGAAAATGTAATTATTTTAGATGTTCCTAAATTAGGGAGCGATCATACATATAGAAGAATTATTTTAGATAACTATGTTTCAATAATTTCGTTATTATTGTAAAAACCACTTTAAAAAAATAAAAGTGGTTTTTTTGTTTGCTTTCTTTTAAGTTTTAAAAAGATTAAAAAATAATATTTAAGTGAAAGGAAAAAAAGTATGAAAAATAAAAAAATTATCATTTATGCTCCTGTAAATGGAGTTATAGGTAAAATTAAAGACTTAAAAGATGGTGTTTTTTCAGAAGGAATGCTTGGTGAAGGGGTTTATATAATTCCTGAATCAAAAGAATTTTATTCACCTATTGATAAAGGTGAGTTAAAACTTGTTACAGCTACTAAGCACGCTTATTATTTTGAACATGAAAATGGTCCTAATATTCTTATGCATATTAGTTTAGATACTGAAAAACATCAAGGTAAACCCTTTAAAACATTATCAAATGTTGGAGATAAGTTGACTTTAGCAACTAAAATTGTTTCAGTTGATTTACAAATGTGTAAAAAACAAGATGTTAATGTTGCAACACCTATATTAATTGACACAAAAGAGTTTTCTGAATGAAAATTTAAACCGTTAGACTTAAAAGGAAAAGTTAAAAGAGGCCAACCTATAGGAGAATTTGTTAAAGTTGAAGAGAAAAAAATAAATGAAGAAAGTAATGATCTAACTACTTTTGAATTTAAAAATAAATATGAAAAATCTGCAGAAAGTATATATGAATACATAGGGACTGAGTCTAATTATTCAAAAGTTTATAATTGTATGACTAGACTTCGTTTTTATGTAAAAGATAAACAAATTGTTAACACAGAAGCAATAAAAAAAATGCCAATAGTAAAAGGTGTTAATTGAAATGGAGAAGAAATTCAAATAATTATTGGAGGAGAAGTTCAAAAAGTTAAAGATGCTTTTGAAAATTATGTTTCAAATAAAAATATATCAAAAACTTCTAAAAAACAAGAAGGTTTTGAACAGAAAATAAAACCTAAAAAACCAATGAAAGAAGCTATTTTAGGTGCAATCTCTGGTATTATGGTTCCAACTTTACCTGTATTTATAACAGTTGGTATGTTAATGGGACTTAAAGCAATACTTGTGCAGGCAGGAGCAATGCCTGAAATAGTAACAGGAATAGCAAAAGAAGGACAAGTTTCTCTAACAGATGCAGATGTTTTTTCAGCAATATTTTTTATAATAACTGAAATTGCTTTTAAATTTCTAGGGATATTTATTGGTTATAACACCATGAAATATTTGGGTGGTAATACAATAATGTCAATATTAATAGGATTAGCATTAGCTAATCCATACATATGACAAGGAACTTCATGACCTTTATTTACAATTGGTTCAACTACAATTAAGGTTCAAGCATTTACAAGTTCTATAATGCCACATATAGCTGCAAATATAATATTCTTTTATCTAGACAAATGAATAAAAACGTGAATGCCTTCTGTAGTAGATATAATTTTTAGACCAATGATCGCATTTTTAACAACTATGTTATTAGCATTCTTTATTGTTGGTCCATCTTTATTTTTAGTTGAACAAGGACTTGCAGTTATTGTTGGATGATTAGGATCAATTCCGTTTGGAATTGGAGTAGCTATATATGCTATATTATGGCAACCTTTTGTTATATCAGGTATGCATATAGCAATAGCTATGCCTTTATCAATTGGATTAATGCAGGGTACACCTCAAGTTATTTCACCTGCTATTATGTATGGTTGTTACGGTCAACTTGGAGCAATGATTGGGGTTATGATAATGACTAAAAACTCACAACTAAAAGCAACTTGTATAGCTAATTTAACACCTGGTGTTATTGCTATTACTGAACCTATAATTTATGGAATTACTTTACCAAAAGGAAGACCTTTTATAGCAGGTTGTTTAGGCGCTGGTTTGGCAGGTTTATTTTCTGGAATTTTAAACGTTAGATTAATGCATTCAGGAGGATATGGTATTTTCTCAATAGTAGGTTATATCGCTGGTGGTCCAATGAATGTAGCAATGTTTGTTGTTTCTTTATTAATAGCTGCCTCATCTGCTGCAATTATTTGTTTGTTTATTTATCAAGAAAGACCTTCAGAATTAAAATCAATTAAAAAAATTAGCAGAGTAATTATTAAAAATTATGCATTAAAAACTGGTTTAAAAAATAATGAAGTTGAAAAATTGCTTGATGAAAAATTATCTTTAATACAAAATTTTGTTAAAAAAGATGATATAGAAAAAATCAAAAAAGTTGAAGATAGTTATATTAAAATTTCAAAACTAGAAGCAACAATAGATTTATTAAATTCTAAAGATGAAAAAGCTCAACAAAAATTGAATGAAAAAATGATTAGAGCAAATGAAAAAAATAACTTATTAAATGCTAAAAAAATTTATGACGAATTAGTAAACTTCAAACAAAATTCTAAAATTGAGAAATTAATAAATGAATTAAATGAAGTAAAAAAAGCCAATGTTAATTTGGAAAACTGATTAAAAGATCATCAAGATAAATTTATGGAGTTAACTAATGAAATTTTACTTAAAATATCAAAAGAAATAGAACTTAATGATATTAATGATTTAAATAGCAATTATTTTAATGCAATACATTCAATTGATATAAATTACTTAATAACTGAAAAACAAGAAACATTTTTTAATCAAAAAAATGTTAAAAAAAATCTTTTAAATAATAGATAGAGAGAATAAATATGGAAATTAAAAAACTTAAAAAATTTGATGATGATTTTTTGTGAGGCGCTTCAATTTCTGCTTTTCAGGCAGAAGGTGCTTCAACAAAAGATGGTAAAGGTTTATCAATTCAAGATGTTAAAAAAATTAGTGAAAAATATTCTGATTTTTCAGTAGCTGCGGATTTCTATAATAATTACAAAGAGGATATTGCTTTGCTTAAAGAAATGGGATTGTCATCTTTCAGATTTTCAATCTCTTGAACCCGTATTATTCCTGATGGAGATGGTGAAATAAATAAAAAAGGAATTATTTTTTATCATAACTTAATAGATGAGTTAAAGAAAAATGGGATTGAACCAATTGTTACAATATATCATTTTGACTTACCTTTTTCATTACAACAAAAAGGTGGCTGAAGTAATCGTGATATGATAGTAAAAGCTTTCTTAAAATATTCAAAAGTGTTATTTAATGAATATGCTAAAAAAGTTAAGTATTGGCTAACAATAAATGAACAAAATGTCATGATAATGATAGGAAGCAAAATGAAGTTTTTAAATGGAGGAGATAAAAAATTCAATCAAAATGAGCTTTATAATCAATCTCATAATATGTTTATTGCGCAAGCATTAGTTATGGAAGAGATGCATAATAATTTTCCTAATTGTTTAATAGCACCTGCTTTAAACATTGTTTCAATTTATCCCAATTCAAATAAACCTCAAGATTACTTAGCAGCAATGAATGCATCTGTTATGAGAAATTGATATTATTTAGATGCTATTGTTAGAGGCGAATATAACCCAATAATGTATAAATATTTAGAAGACAATAATTTTTTACCTGATTTTAGAAAAGGTGATTATGAAATTCTAAAAAAAGCTAAGCCTGATTTTATAGCGTTTAACTATTATACTTCTGCAACAGTAAAAAGTGAAATTAATAATTTTATTGAAGTTGAAGAATTAATTGATCAACAAAGATTATTTGATGTGCCTGGTATGTTTAGTTATTGTGAAAATCCAAATTTAGAAAAAACTGAATATGGTTGAGATATTGATTCAACTGGTTTTAGGGTAACAATGAGGGAAATGTATGAAAGATATAGACTACCTTTAATGATTACTGAAAATGGATTAGGACATTCAGAGCAATTAAACGAAAATAATACTGTAGATGATGATTATAGAATTCAATATTATGAAAAACATTTAAATGAATTAAGAAAATGTATTTCAGAAGGAATAAAAATTATCTCATATAATGCTTGAACAGCTATTGATATTGTTTCATCTCATCAAGGTTTTTCAAAAAGATACGGTTTTATTTATGTTGATAGAACAGAAAAAGATTTGAAGGAAATGAAAAGATATCCCAAAAAAAGTTTTTATTGATATAAAGAATATATTAAAAAAATAAAATATTAATTTTTTAATTCTAATTTTAAGTGTAGTACTTATGGCATGATTTCCTAAGTACTACATTTTTGTTTAAAAGTATGAGAAAATTAACAAAACATGGAGAACAAATGAAAGAAAAACTATTTACAAATAAAGATGAACAAAAATTACTAGAAGAAATAAATAATGAAATATTAACTTCTAATGAAGTTTATTTAATTTATCCTTTTATATCTAAAAGTATCCTTAATAAAATAGCTCCAACTTTTGAATTCTGTGCAAAAAACAATATTCAAATTAAAATTATCTCAACAACATTTGATGATCTAGCTCAATATAATAATTTGAATGAACTTAAACTATTAGCTGATAAGTATTCTAATATCAAAATAAAAATAGAAGATAACTTAGAAAGAACTAGTGAAAGAATTCATATAAAAGCTTCAATTTTTAAACGAAATCATGAATTATCAACTGCAATTATGGGTTCTTCTAATTTAACTGTTAAGGGAATGATTTCTGGAAGAGAATGAAATATTAAATTAACAGAACAAAATAATAAAGAATTAATTAATAAAATGATTAATGAATTTGATAATTTATGAAATGAAGAATTTGTTGATTTTTCAAATGAGTTTGAAAGAGAATTATTAATTCAAAAGATTAAAGAAAACCAGCAAGCAGTAGTTCAATCAAAAATAGAATTATTATCTAATAATTTAACTAAAAAATACTTATATAAATTTCAAAAAGAAATTATTGATAAACTAAGTTATCGAAGACATATTAATAAAAATAAAAACTTAGTCATTATGGCCACAGGAACAGGCAAAACACTAGTTTCTGCATTTGATTACAAAAGACAATCAGGACAAGCTAAAAAGGACCTTAAAATCCTATTTTTAGCACATCAAAGAGAAATAGTTGACCAAGCAATCAAAACTTATCGCCATGTGCTTGAGAATAATAAATTTGGTGAAGTTATGTATGATGGAAGTATTAATAGTGAAAAACCAATTCACCTATTTGCAACAATTCAAACCTTGTCCACAAGATTGAATAAATTCAAACCAAACGATTTTGACATTATTGTATATGATGAAGCTCATCATATAGCAGCAAATACTTTTGATAAAGTATTTAACTATTTTAAACCTCAACAAATCTTAGGTTTAACAGCAACTCCTGAAAGAGAAGACAATAAAGATATTAAAGCATATTTTGATGATGAATATGCTACTGAATTAAGACTATGAGATGCTATTGATCAAAAACTATTATGTCCATTTGATTATTATTGTATAGATGATACTAATACTAATTTACAAGGAGTTAATTTAAACTCTGATAAAGATATTTTTAAAGTAGTTAACACTGATTCTAGAAATGAATTGTTATTTAAAACAATTGAAAAATATTTAGGTGTTTATGCAAGACCAACAGCATTAATCTTTTGTGTTACAGTAGAACATGCTATTAATATATCAAATTACTTAAACTCAAAGAATTTAAAAGCAGAAGTTTTAACTTCACAAAATACAAAAGATCGTAAAAGAATCTTACATGAATTTAGTACAGGAAGAATTAACTATTTATGTGTTGTTAATATTTTTAATGAAGGAGTAGATATTCCTGAAATTAATACTATTATTTTGTTAAGACCAACAAATTCTAAAACAGTATATTTACAACAACTTGGTAGAGGTTTAAGAAAAACAGAACTTAAAAATAAACTAGAAGTATATGATCTAATTTCTAATATAGATAATAAATATGATATTACTTTAGGAATTAGAAATTTATTTAATCCTGCTATTAGAAGTAGTAAGTCAATTAGTGCTAAAGAAGGTTTACCTTATAATTGCACAATTAACTTAGAAAAGCATACTGAAGAAATTATTATTAACAGTATGAAGAGTTGATATTTAAATAAAAACTCAATGAAATCATATATTGTTGAATATTATGAAAGATTTAAAGAAAAAGCTCTTAATAATATATTGAAAGATTATGATTTAACTTTAATAGATTTTTATAATAATTTAGATAACTTATTTATACCAATTGCTAAACAAATTAATAACTTTAATCAAAATGAAAATAACACTAATAGAAACAAAAACATTTTAAAACAGTTTTTATTCTTAAATAATCATAAAATTATTGATTACTTTTATAAAAGACTATCAAACCAATTATCAAGTAATGAAATTAACTTAGACTTAGATAATTTATTAATTACTTCTTGTTTATATGAAATAACTAGTTTTGATAAATTTTTAGATATTTATCCTAACTATTTAAAAATTAATGATTTAGTAAAAAACTTTATTGATGAGCATAAAGTGATTGTAGAAGAGTTAGTAATGATTCTTAAATACAAATTAGATAATGAAACTTTAATTTTTGAAAACGAGTATGAAATAGGATTGAATATAAATTCAACTTATACTGTAAAACAAGTTTTATCATTAGTTAATCGTACTAACTTTTTACATTATCGAACTGAAATGAAAGTTTTGACATTTCAAGCAGGGTTTTTAACTTTTGATAACTCAAAACAAATCATTTTAGCTGATGAAGACAGTGATAATTATGGTAAAAAAACTAAATATGATGAATTGAATAATATATTCTATTGATCTTTACCTGAAAAAATGACAATTAAAAATAAAATAGTTAGTGATTTTGAAAATGAATATATTAAAAAATACTTGTTTATTCAAGATCAACAAAACGTCAACAAAAAGAACTTATATTTAAAGCTTTATAAATTTGTAGGTATTGGTAAATTTGAAAAAATGTTAATTGATGATGTTCTTACAGCTAAATTTAAGTTAAAATAAACTAAATTAAAGTATTAAAGGCGGAAACAATAATGGAAAATATAAATTACAAAAAAGCAAAGAAACAAATTAGAAAATATAAATATACTTTTTTAAAAGTTTTAGGAACAATTATCTTATTTCCTATAGTTTTTATTGTTAGTGCCATACTATCAAAATTCTTTACTCCATACTTATTCAAATATCCAAGGGCAGGTACTGATGAAAACGGACAAGAAGTAAATACTTTAAATCATTACTTAACAGATATAAAAGAAAAGAAACTAAAAAATTGAGAACTTACTAAAGATCAAATTGAAGAATTTGAAATAGGGTCAAAAGAAGCAAGTATAAGTTGTTTAATCTTGAAAAATAATTCAAATAAATGAGTTGTTGCATTACACGGATTTAAAAGAAATAAGTATATGGGTGTTAGAAACGCTATTCAATTTTATAAAAAGGGATATAACGTAATATCATTTGATGCATATGCTCATGGTAAAACATATGGTAAATATTCTGATCTTGGAGTAACAAATTCAAAAGTTTTAAATGAAGTTATTAATTGAGTTAAAAATAATAATGATGTTGATGAGTTAGGTATTATTGGGGTAAGTATGGGAGCAGCTACAGCTGTTTATTGAGCACAACAATATTATCAAGTAAATAAAATCGATTGATTAATTTCAGATTGTGCTTTAACTCAACCAGTAGAACAAATTAGATTTTTCTTAAAAAAATACTTTAAGTGATTACCTTGATGAATTTCATCATTTAAAATTAATTGATTCTTCAAAAGATATTCAAAAACTAATTTAAAAGATATGAATTTACAGAATAATTTAAATTCATTTAGAGATTTACCAGTTTTATTTATTCATGGTAAATTAGATTCATTTATTGATTATAATAATTCAATAGTTATGTATTGTGAAAAAAGTAAAGATTCAAATAATAATAAAATTAAAATATTTGATGATTCAGAGCACAGCAGTTCAATAGTTGATCATCAAGAAGAATATATATTAATAACAATTGATTTTGTAAGAGAAATAATGAGAAAAAATAAAAAGTAAATAAACACCAAATGGTGTTTTTTATTTTAACTTTAAAGGAATTCAATTTAATCATAAAATAAGTATAATGATATTAGAAATGAGGTTTTTTCAAATGGATCATGGTTATATATATTCTTACATTGAAAATAAAATACTAAGTAATGAATTTAGTGCAGACCAAAAAATGCTTTCAGAAAATCAAATATGCATAAAATTTAATGTTTCAAGAACTTTAGCTAGAGATGTTTACAAGGAATTAGTAGTTGATGGTTATCTGTATAGTATTCATGGTAAGGGGTATTTTGTAAATGACAAAAAATACTGAATGAAAAATATAGGATTAGATAAAAAGTATCCTCATTCAGAATATAAAAATGAAATTCTTGACTTCAAAATTGAATTACCTAATTGATTTGTTGAAAATTATAAATTAAATAAAAATGATTATAATTGTTTTACAAAAGCAAGATATTTAAATAATAAACAAAGACATTTATCATATGTTTTTTTGAATAATAAACTAATTTTAAATATGGATCTTAAAGAAATAAAAAAATCAGTTGTTAATTATCTAAAAAAAGATTTTGAATTTAAAAAATCATATAATTTTATCAAAATAGAAAAAGCTACAAAATTTGATGCTGATTTTTTTAGTATTAATGAAAATGATTTTATTGTTTGTCAATATTCCGTAATTTATCATAATGATGAAATAGTATTGCAATGCTCATTAGATAAAAGACCAATTGAATATTTAAATTTTGGATACATAGCAAACGTTTAAAATCTTGTTACTACAAGTTACACTCACTAAAACCAATTTTATAATAATAATGTGAGGTGACAAAAATGTCTATAAGAGATAATATAACAAAAAAACAATATGCATATAATTGTGTAGAACATGAAAGAATTTTTTCTATTGAGTCAAACTATGCTATTGCATTAAGATTAAGTGACGTTTGAGAAGAAGGCAATAAGCTTTATGTGGAAGTTACTTTTAATAATTTTCAAAAAGCTTATTTATCATTTGCTGAATATGAAAATGGAATAGTTAATATAAGATATTGACAAAAACAAATCCCAGTAAATAGATATTATGATAAAAACCATGAAAACATGGTCACAACAAAAATAAAATATAAAAATGATAAAAATGAAATAGTAATTTCATTAAAAAATGGTGAAAATATTATTATTACAAAAAATAAATTCCAATTAGCATTAGTAGACGTTAATGGTGAGATAAAAACAAAAACTTCTTTAAGACCAGGATGAGATCATTTAGAAGGATATTGCACACCACCTTTAGGATTTAAAATTGATGATAATATTCAAAAGCCATTTATGACAATGCAGTTAGCTAGTGAAGAGTTAATTTATGGGTTAGGTGAAAAATTTAACAATTTTGTTAAAAACGGTGTTCAATCAACTATTTTTAATGTAGATAATGAAGCTGTTTCAAATGGTGATTATGCTTATTCAGGAGTACCTTTAGTATATTCTTCAAGAAATTGAGGATTACTATTAAATACAGCTCATAAAACAGAGTGAGAAATTGGTTCACCAACAACCGAAAGTTTATCGTTTATGTCTACAGAAGAATGTTTAGATATAATTTTATTTTCAGGAGATTCATTAAAAGATTTAGTTAAACAATATACTTTATTTACAGGTAGAATAACTGGTGTTCCAGATGAAGCCTATGGATTATGATTAAACAGACTTTATTATCATAATAAAAAAGAATTATTTACTGAAATTGAAAATTCAATAAAAAATGAGTATCCAATAGATGTATTTACATTGGATCCAAAATGAATCAAAAATAGATATACAAAATCATGTAATTTTGAATTCAATGACGATCAATTTGGAGATTTAGAAACAATGCTTAGCGAAGTCCACGAAAAAGGATTTAAAATGTGTTTCTGAATAAACCCTTATTTACAAATAGATAACTCTGAAATGTGAAATGAAGTTTACGAAAAAGGTTATCATGTTAAAAAAGCTGATGGAAGTATTGCACATATTTGAAGTGGTTTTGGTAATTACCAAGAAACAGCTTCAGCTATAGATTTAACAAATCCAGATGCTGTAGTATATTGAAAAAATAAAATAAAAGATTTAATGTACAAAGGTGTAGATTTTATTAAAACTGATTATGGTGATAGTGTTGATGAAGACGCTGTAATGTTTAACGGTGAAAAAGGAACAAATTTTAAAAATGCTTATGCTGAATTATATCTAAGATATGTTTATGAAGCAACTCAAGAAGTGAAAGGTATAGATAAAGGTTTCTGTTTATCAAGACCTGGATATATTGGAACACAAAAATATGTTGGAAAATGAGCTGGAGATTCAGCATCAAGTTTTAATGAACTAAAAATGCAATTACTTTCTGGTTTATCAAATTCACTTTGTGGAACAGTAATGTGAGGAACTGATATAGGTGGCTTTTTAGATATTAACGCTAATGAAGAAGACTTGTATGCAAGATGATCACAATTTGGTTTATTGACACCTTTTTCAAGATACCATGGT includes these proteins:
- a CDS encoding DEAD/DEAH box helicase family protein, with protein sequence MKEKLFTNKDEQKLLEEINNEILTSNEVYLIYPFISKSILNKIAPTFEFCAKNNIQIKIISTTFDDLAQYNNLNELKLLADKYSNIKIKIEDNLERTSERIHIKASIFKRNHELSTAIMGSSNLTVKGMISGREWNIKLTEQNNKELINKMINEFDNLWNEEFVDFSNEFERELLIQKIKENQQAVVQSKIELLSNNLTKKYLYKFQKEIIDKLSYRRHINKNKNLVIMATGTGKTLVSAFDYKRQSGQAKKDLKILFLAHQREIVDQAIKTYRHVLENNKFGEVMYDGSINSEKPIHLFATIQTLSTRLNKFKPNDFDIIVYDEAHHIAANTFDKVFNYFKPQQILGLTATPEREDNKDIKAYFDDEYATELRLWDAIDQKLLCPFDYYCIDDTNTNLQGVNLNSDKDIFKVVNTDSRNELLFKTIEKYLGVYARPTALIFCVTVEHAINISNYLNSKNLKAEVLTSQNTKDRKRILHEFSTGRINYLCVVNIFNEGVDIPEINTIILLRPTNSKTVYLQQLGRGLRKTELKNKLEVYDLISNIDNKYDITLGIRNLFNPAIRSSKSISAKEGLPYNCTINLEKHTEEIIINSMKSWYLNKNSMKSYIVEYYERFKEKALNNILKDYDLTLIDFYNNLDNLFIPIAKQINNFNQNENNTNRNKNILKQFLFLNNHKIIDYFYKRLSNQLSSNEINLDLDNLLITSCLYEITSFDKFLDIYPNYLKINDLVKNFIDEHKVIVEELVMILKYKLDNETLIFENEYEIGLNINSTYTVKQVLSLVNRTNFLHYRTEMKVLTFQAGFLTFDNSKQIILADEDSDNYGKKTKYDELNNIFYWSLPEKMTIKNKIVSDFENEYIKKYLFIQDQQNVNKKNLYLKLYKFVGIGKFEKMLIDDVLTAKFKLK
- a CDS encoding alpha/beta hydrolase — translated: MENINYKKAKKQIRKYKYTFLKVLGTIILFPIVFIVSAILSKFFTPYLFKYPRAGTDENGQEVNTLNHYLTDIKEKKLKNWELTKDQIEEFEIGSKEASISCLILKNNSNKWVVALHGFKRNKYMGVRNAIQFYKKGYNVISFDAYAHGKTYGKYSDLGVTNSKVLNEVINWVKNNNDVDELGIIGVSMGAATAVYWAQQYYQVNKIDWLISDCALTQPVEQIRFFLKKYFKWLPWWISSFKINWFFKRYSKTNLKDMNLQNNLNSFRDLPVLFIHGKLDSFIDYNNSIVMYCEKSKDSNNNKIKIFDDSEHSSSIVDHQEEYILITIDFVREIMRKNKK
- a CDS encoding GntR family transcriptional regulator; this encodes MDHGYIYSYIENKILSNEFSADQKMLSENQICIKFNVSRTLARDVYKELVVDGYLYSIHGKGYFVNDKKYWMKNIGLDKKYPHSEYKNEILDFKIELPNWFVENYKLNKNDYNCFTKARYLNNKQRHLSYVFLNNKLILNMDLKEIKKSVVNYLKKDFEFKKSYNFIKIEKATKFDADFFSINENDFIVCQYSVIYHNDEIVLQCSLDKRPIEYLNFGYIANV
- a CDS encoding alpha-xylosidase, which produces MSIRDNITKKQYAYNCVEHERIFSIESNYAIALRLSDVWEEGNKLYVEVTFNNFQKAYLSFAEYENGIVNIRYWQKQIPVNRYYDKNHENMVTTKIKYKNDKNEIVISLKNGENIIITKNKFQLALVDVNGEIKTKTSLRPGWDHLEGYCTPPLGFKIDDNIQKPFMTMQLASEELIYGLGEKFNNFVKNGVQSTIFNVDNEAVSNGDYAYSGVPLVYSSRNWGLLLNTAHKTEWEIGSPTTESLSFMSTEECLDIILFSGDSLKDLVKQYTLFTGRITGVPDEAYGLWLNRLYYHNKKELFTEIENSIKNEYPIDVFTLDPKWIKNRYTKSCNFEFNDDQFGDLETMLSEVHEKGFKMCFWINPYLQIDNSEMWNEVYEKGYHVKKADGSIAHIWSGFGNYQETASAIDLTNPDAVVYWKNKIKDLMYKGVDFIKTDYGDSVDEDAVMFNGEKGTNFKNAYAELYLRYVYEATQEVKGIDKGFCLSRPGYIGTQKYVGKWAGDSASSFNELKMQLLSGLSNSLCGTVMWGTDIGGFLDINANEEDLYARWSQFGLLTPFSRYHGVGAREPWYFGEKDLNISREAAKLKRQLLPYYKIYEKEAIESGLPIIRPLVLEFPNDTIAAKIDDQFMLGENIMVAPILSNKKYERQVYFPEGNWIDFSDKKIYEGNKKYNIDCPIEKILIFVKENSIIPMIKNPMYKFNNIDNEKIKLRIYGNVLNETLKFRINDKDYSVEVRDNKIVNENEKFEVE